AAGAACTAAAGGCTGATAAATGTTATATAAATAGTGATATACTTGCAGTATTACCACCATTAAGTGCTTTTGATGAAGAGGATAAAGAGAAACAAGTTAAGCTTGTTTATAAAAGTTTATCTATTGATCCTATAATTGAGTCAGCAAGAATGAGATATAAACTTATAAAAGAGATAAACCCAAGTGGAGTTAGTAAATGAGATATTATGTAGTTAGAGCTTTATGGGGAGATACTGATAAGAGTGAAGATTTTGTTAAAGAAGGTATTTGGGAGAATGGATATGGTGAAGAAAAATATTCTTTAACTGTTAGTAGTATTACCCCAGGAGATATTCTCATTTTAGCAAGACCAGGTAGAGAGATATTTAACGTAGGTATTTGTACTAGAAATGAGAATGATTTTAAAAAAGTTATAGTTAATTGGTTCGAAGGATTTGTTGCTGTTGATGCTGGAAAAGCCATTAGTCCATATATGAGAACTATTAATAAACTAGGTTCTGATGATTTTTGGACTGGAATTAAAAGTAAACTATATAGTGTAAACCCTGACTTAGAACAGTTTTTACAGAATTTAGATGATATTGATCAAATAGAAAATACCAGGATTAATAATATTTCACTTGGTTGGTTTAAGTTCTTTGGTGAAAAAACTACTTTTAATTTGTCTGGAAAAAATATGCTTCTTTATGGAGAGAATGGAAGTGGGAAGACATCTTTTTCAGATGCAATTAGATTCATTGCAAATACAAGTATAGAACCTAATACTTCGGTAGAATATTATAAAAATATATTTGCAGGTGATACAGATGAGTTTCATGTTGGTATTGAGTTAAGTAACAATGACGAGTTTATTGTAGATAGTGTTGAATCTATACAACCCCATACCGTTTTACAACATTTAGCATTTATTAATCCATTTATAACATATAAAGATATAATACAAATATACTTTAGAGAGATAGAACAAGAGGGGACAAGAAATCTTTACCATTTCTTTAAAGTTATACTAGATGATTATCCAGTTGGAACAGATTCTAGAATAACTCGTTTAGCAGATTTATCAGGTATAGAATATTTTAATAAATTAACTGAGTTAGTTTTAGGGTTAAAAGAACTTGCAAATCAATTTTTAGAAGAGTTTAAAGAAGATATCTTTATAGAAGATTTTAAAGCTGATTCTTTTGATAAGAAAATAACTTTAGAATTAACATTTAAAGATAAGGATGTTCCTGAGTATCAGACCTTTTTAAATGAAGCAAAACTAACAGCATTAGGTTTAAGTGTTTTTTTTGCAGCAATAGTTCAGAAATATAGTGTATATGATACGGAGTGCAAGATATTGGTGCTTGATGACCTTTTGGTTAGTCTTGATATGGGGCATAGAATGGCTGTACTTGATATTGTAACCAAGAATCATTTTGAACATTATCAGAAGATTATTTTAACCCATGAGAGGGGATTTTTTAACTTATTTAAGAGTCAACTTAACTCAAAAGAGTGGGCTTTTTATGAGATGTATGAGAAAGCTAATGACGAAAAGGGATGTTCATTTCCATATGTATTGCCATCATTAGATTTTCTAACTAAGGCTAAAATTGCACTAGATGAAAAAGATTTCGATTGTTGTGCTAATTTATTACGAAAAGAAACAGAGAAGATATGTACTGATTACTTAGTGAATATTAACAAGAAAAATGGACAACCAATGTCTTTAGAAGAATTACTAGGTAATTTGAAGAGATGCTTAAAAAATGATAATACAATAAGTTCTGATCTCAAGAGAGATATTACAAAAATTGTAGATGAAATATTGTTATTTAAGCGTTTCATTTTGAATCCGTTCTCCCATGCAAACTCTAATTCTCCTTTGTATAAAAAAGAACTGACTGAAGCTATGGAAATTATTACTGGTTTTAAAACTGCTATAGAGAATGTATAGTGATAAATGAACTTGATTTAAGCAAATATCAAATTCCTTGGTTTGTAGGTGTAAAGCAGAGTCAAATTGTAAATCATAGTACTATTTTTAATATATTAGATGGAATTAAGACATCATATATTACCGAGACTAATAAACTTAGATCTTTTAAGCCTGATAGTATTGAAAAAGCAGACTATAAAAAGACTTTGAATGGAGTTGTTTTCTCTGCTAACTTCTATAATTATAGACGAAAAGATCAGTTAAAAAACTATTACTCTTTAATTGTATTAGATATAGATAAGCTAGACAAAAGATTACATGAAAAACATCTTAATCAGTTAAAAAGTGATAAATATGTTCAAAGTGCATGGACTTCTCCGTCTGGTGATGGAATAAAAGGCATAGTCTTTTTGAACTATCAATATGTTTACGATGATGTTGTTGAAGCACATAAAAATGCATATAACCAATTAAGATCTTATTTTTGGAATAGATATAACATTATTTTAGATGAAAATTGTAACGATATTACAAGACTTTGTTTTGTATCACATGATCCCAATATACATATTAAAGATACATTTAGTTTATATAGAATTTTTAAAGAAGAGTCGATTTCAAATCCATCTGATAAAAAAAATGTTAGCAAAGCTACTAAACCTTTTAGATACTTTGAATATAAAGATATGGTTATATCTCAAAACTCTGAATTAGAAGAATTAAAAAGAGAAAAATATAAATATAATCGTAGAAGTATGCAAAGAATCTATAAGTATTTAGTTAAGAGATCTAGAAGTATAACAGCAACTTATCATAGATGGGTTTTTGTTGCACTTGCTTTATCTACTACTTTCCCCTATTTAACTGCAAGAAAATACTTCATTAAACTATGCAGACTTGATGGTCATAAACATGATGAGGTTGCTAGTTTTAAACTCTTTGATGATTGTTATAAAAAGAATAAGGGTGAATACAACTATAGTTCTATTGTTTACTATGCAAAAGAACAAGGTTACTATGGAAGCGAGAAGAAGCAAAGTACTGAAGATTAGACCTAGTAATAGACTGATAATTTTCGATGAAAAACACTCATCTGGAAAGCAAAACGTTGGGAACAAAACAAAATCAGTAATCGAACTGTACAGGTACAAAAGCTTCTTCTCTTTTATTTATGAAAAGATTTGAAAGTTATTTTAAAACTAGCATTATAGAGAATTATCTCATTTCTGAAAGGATTAAGCGTGCACATAAAAGAAGTGAGCTACATTCTATTACTAATTTGTGCAACCATGGAGATACTAAGAAGAAAATTGATAACTCTATAAAATATGATCAAGAGATTTCACAGTTCTTTCCACCTAGAAGAAAATGGTTAAGACCATCTCCTAGATTACGCTGTAGAAATAGCAAAAAGTGTCTAGAAAAGAAATGTGATAGTGTATGTTCAAAAAGAGAAAACTATAATAGTAAGGACATAGCAAAAATATCTTTAGTTCTAACTATGAATAAACTACGACAATCAGATAAAAAGAATAAATATATAATTTTGATTGATGAATACTGTAATAAAATAAGAAAATTAGCTTTAAATAAGGATTATTGCTTTAAAACTCCAGATATAAAAGCTATACCAAAGGATTTAGACAAAGGATATTACCGACCAATTGCAATGTACTCTTTGACTGATAAAATAATAATAAGCTTAACTAATAGGTATCTTACAAATCTCTTTGATTCTCTTTTTTTAATAATTCATTTGCTTTTAGAGTTAATTCAGAGACACAAATAAAAAACCATCATGAAGCATTTAGACAGATTATTAATTTTAACAAACAAAAACAGAATGAAACTTTGTGGGTCTCTGAGTGTGATATGTAAAAGTTCTATGATACCATCAATCATAAAACTATAACTTGGTGCTTTAGAATTTTAAAAAAACTTATATTGCGTGATGGAGATAAGGAACAATATTATTCACTAAATGGTGAACGTCTTTTTTACTCGTTTTTACAATCTTATTCCTTTAATAAAACAGTAATGGCATGTAATTGCAATAAAGATTATTGGAAGAATGTAAGCGGAACAGCTACTAAAAAGCAGTTTAAATGGATTGATGACGAGACTATTAAAAAGCAATATAAATATGGAATTGATAACGAAAAAATTGGTGTACCTCAAGGAGGAGCTCTATCTGGTTTAATTGCGAATATTGTATTACATTTTGCAGACTATAATGTTCTTAATAGTAGAGATCCAGATTTATTATATGTAAGATTTTGTGATGATATAATTTTAATTCATCCTGATAATAAAAAATGCAAGGAATATTATCAGGTTTATGTGGAATCATTATTTAAATTAAATTTATTTGAGCATATTCCTGATGAATCAATACTTTCATATAAAAAAAGTTTTTGGAGTACAAAAACAAAGATTTGCTATAAATGGGCTAATAGCTCTTTCCCGTGGATAGGTTTTGTCGGTTACGAGATAAATAGATTTGGAGATATCAGAGTAAGAAAAGGTTCACTTCTGAAAGAAATCGAGAAACAACAAGAATGGGTGAAAACTATTCATAAAGCTTTAGAGAATGGCAATAATCATAAAAGTAAATTAGAAATATTAAGTTCAGTTAGGGGGAAGCTTATTGGTATGGCTGTAGGTAGACCTATGATATATAATTATGATTTCTGTGAGCCTGATATGTGTTGGGTAACAGGTTTCAAAATGTTAAATAATAATAAATATGTTCGAATGCAGTTAAGGCAATTAGATCGATCTAGAAATATAGAATTATATAAAATGAAACAAATCCTTAAAGGTATGGATAATCTTGATTCTAAAAATAAGGATGATGTTTATTCTAGATATATTGAAGAGCATTTTGGTAAACCTTATAGTTATTATTATCACGCATTAAAAGATAAATAAAACGAAGCTTTAAACATTCGGTTAGGGATATGGAAGATTGCAACGCAACACACACTATAGTGATGGAAATGGTAACCTGAATTCCCCAGATGGGAGTGTGGATATTAATTAAAACTGCTTCCGATAATTAGCAAACCGTCTAGTATTTTTATTTACATGGGGTGCATTGGAGTGTATAAATAAATATGAGAAAAAAGAAAGATACACATGATTTTAAAGTAAGGGGTATCCCACAAAAGGATTGGGATCTTTTTATGCAGCACTGCCGGGAAGAAAGCCTAAACAGAGGAATGACTATTAGTGCTAATAAAAGAATAATAGAGATGATAAAAGTTGTTGCCAGTACTGTTAAGCCAGATAGTCTTTGGGAAAAAGAAAATCAGAAGACACTCTTTTAATAAGGTTTAAGATTAAAAAAATAATAGGGTGAAAAACACCCTACTAAATTACTTTTGATTTACTGGACAACTAGTACAATCGGAACCCCTACCTTCGCATGCGATACAAATAGATTCAGGTGACACCTGTTCAAATGCCTGCTTAATAATGATATCCAATGTTTTAGTCATTGGCTTACCATGTAACCATGATAACCTTTTAATGATTTGATACGAATTGAATGAGATTTGTGGATTATAAACTTTTGATTTACTACTGAGCATAATAGCCCCCCTTTAGGATTTTATATTGTAGTATTTACTACTACTTGATTACCCATAAGGATCTGGCTTTTAATTAGTCAAGGTCGAAGAATGAGCCGAAGGGAAACCTTTACTAATTAAAAACAGATTGTATAATTAAAAGACAGTAGAAGGAAAACTAACTTAACCCCCACACGTTGAGCATGGTTTACCTTCTTCTTTATCAGTAAAATAACCAGACTTGGTATTATTGTAATATTTACAACTACTGTTATGACGTGTCATAGAGTTGCTGTTAATCCAATATGTTTCCGAAATATTAGAAGTTTGTTCTTGATCAATATATGTCTTAGGGAAAGAAGTAATATTGAAAGACCATAAATCTAAATTAACATTAGCCTCTATCATATTTTCAATTGAGTCTTCTAAAGAGGGATATAGGTCAAAACCTAAAAGTTGTTCAAGTTCATCAATAGAGTAAATATATGTTTGTAGAGCATATTTATTCTTACCTTCTATATTTGGGAGGACAAAACCAATAACTTGCCACTGATTGTTTTTAAATAGAAGAATAGCCTTATAATAGTAATCAGGGATAGATACCTTATTTGGACCTATAGAAGGAAAATCATTTCTATTTAATATAGGACCTGTAACAATATAAGCTGCTCCATATACATAAACCCAGGAACGAACTAGTTCTTCTAAATTTTTCCAACGACCTCTGTTTAGAGAAGGAAGTTGAGGAGACATATTACTCATATAAAATGAGTCTGACATGGAATCTTTATTAAGTTTCATATCAGCAGCAGGAGCAAGATGACCTCTATCGTAACCTGAACCTTTATAATCAGATAAAGAAGCGGATCCTGTTTTAACCAATGGATCTTCCCGAAAGTTGTCCGTTCTATCGATATCATTGATTATTTCTGATTTTAAAAGTTCATAAGCAACCCAGTCAGCCTGTTCATGCTGTTCATTATATTGAAGGGTATAATTATCTCTAGTAATTACCGCAGTAGATTTAGTTATCTCAGGGATTTCCAGCTGAGCAAATAGATTGAAGAATATAAATAGAATAAGAACTAGTATTATTTTTCTCAAAGGATACCTGCCAAGATGTTTAGTTTGTTTAATATGGTCTTGGGCGGTGTTTTAGTGCCTAACTCCCAAGAAATAATTGTAGATAATTCAGTTTCTAGTTTTTGGGCTAGAAATAGCCTACTCCAGTTATTTTTATAGCGAATAGCTTTAATATCAATAGACTTTTTTCTTTCCATAACACATCCATAAATATTGAATCACAAACTTATATGAAGGTAAAGGATAAATTATAGGAGAGTGAATTAATAAGAATAAATTAACTATATATAAGATGGAGGGTTTAAATGAAGGACGATGACCAGATTATAGATGTAGAACTAGAAGAAACGAATGAAGAGTTAATTATAAGAGGAAAAGATAAATCTGAAGGAGATAAGCAATGTTAAAAGAAGCTAGTAATAAAAGAAAGGTGTATAGTAGAAATATAAATATAAATAGAAAACCATATAAGTATAGAATAAGAAAAAAGAAAATATGACGATTGGCATTGAAGAGGATATTTGTTTTACTAAGGAAGAAGTTGATTTTGTATTAAATAACTTAGAGTTGTTTTTTTAATAATATAGGGCGAGTGTACGCGCGTACACTCGCAACTACTCAATAGAAATATTTATCATGTGATTATTACTATAAACACCATTTGTAGTAATTTGAATATACCCACTAGTATCAGAACCTAATAAACCATGATCTATAGTAAATGATAAGTTATCTATTTGGTCTGCAGCCAATAAACCAGAATTGTTAGATAATTGAATCCATGAATCAGAAGCGTTTATATTATATGACATATTTCCAGTACCTCTATTCGCAATAGAAAATGATTCACTTGTGTTTGAGTTAATATCAATGTTTATTGAACTCCTATTTACAAACATTCGAGGGTCTTGCTCTGGATCAACCTGTCTCATAGTATTAATTTTGAAAGTCTTTTGCTCTCCATTTATTTCAAGTTCTATTTCTCCGTAGGTATATACATCCCAGTCTAATAATTCAAAGTCTGCAGAGATGTTAATCTCTACAGACTCACCATAGTTTAAAAACCCATGGTTATTAGAAAGATGTAAGAAAGAATAATCGGTAGATAAGTTATATTCGGATACACCAGACCCTGTATTTGTTATTTCAATTACGGATGTAGGTACTTCTATACTTTTCATATATATATTGATTGTAGAGGTTTTATAGGAAGGATAACCTGTTGCTGTTAGATTAATTGTTTCATTACCAAAGTCAGAGTCTATATAAATAGTTGCGTTCTTAGAAAGGTCTTCTATGAATTCGGTATAATCAATATATACTTCTATTATGTCGTTTGTGCCTTTTATTACACTACCTGATGATTGATTGAAAGAAACCCAATCTTTATCGGAAGAGATAGTATAAGGTAGTGACAACGCTAATATATTGCCAACTTCAAAGGTATTAGAGTTGCTGGTATTACTTTTTTGCGTTAATGTGTTCTTGTTAACATACAGTTCCGGTTCTGATCTGGCCTTTATTGTAATGGTCTCAGTCTGTATTGGGTCAACGTTATTAGAGACTGTTATATGACCACGAGTAAGAAGTTTGTCTTCTATAGAATCCCAATCTATAAAAACAGGGACATCTACAGATTCTGTTCCTAGTATATAACCAGGTGGAAGGTCGAACTCAATCCAATCTTCATCTGATGAAAAAGAGTAAACCATGCAACCGCCTTGATAGCTATTACTTATGTTAAAAGATAGATCTTCATCTGACTCATTATAGATAGTGAATATATTGTGATCTACTTCTAGAACAGTGTTTGTATCACTATAGAAATAGTTTTGAGCTATTACAGGAAGTATAATAGTCTGTTCATTAGATTTAATAGTTATAGAACCTTCCTTTATTTCTTGAGGGGTGAATTGTTTAAAATCAACATAAGCTGTAATAATCTCTTTGTCACTGTCTACAACACCTGTAAGGTTACTAAAGGATAACCAATCAAGAGAGTTGACTATCTCATAGGGATAATTAACACCAATACCTTTAAGCAGAGTTATTGTTGCTGTATTAGTTAAAGCTTCAGTTATATTAAGTGTTGGATTAAGGGAGGTTAATATATAACCATCAGATAGAGTCACTTCATCATCTAATATGATTTCAACAACATCGCTAGATTCTTCGGTGATTTCATCGGTTTTAGGGTTAGATATATTACAGGTTAAAACTAGTAATAAAGATACAGAGACAATGGGTAATAGTAAAATACGTTTCATAGATTCCTCACTTTAATATGATTTTGTAATTTATAGATTGAGTAGTTATATTTGGTTTTAAACTTTCTAGTTCTGTTGTTAGCTGATTAATAAGAAGTGATGTGTTTAAGGAATTATCTTCTGCAGCTTCTTTAAGCTTCTTAATATTCTTTATATCTGTATTAATAATCTGTAGTTTTTCATCATAGACATATAGGTTTGAGTTTAGATTTAATGATGCTCTCATTTTAAGTAAATTATCCTTTTTAATTAGCAGCTCATCGTATTGATAAATGTAAGTATTAAGTGAGTTATTTAATAAAACTAAGTCACGTTTATATTTAATTAACTCCTTCTCTTTCTTATCTGTTCTATCTGATATTAAACTTACAATATTTGAGTTCCAAAGAATAAACTGATACCCATTATCTTCATGGTTAAAACCATTTGAGAAATATGTAATAGATAGTGGAGAGTCTGAGGTTATTACTATTTGATGATGGGAAGTATAAATATCAGTAAGTAGAGAACTATTTATTACTTCTACATCAGCAAAGCCTATATTGGTAATTGAGTTGATAGTAGTCAAAGATGAGTTGTCATACAGTTCAACAACCTTATCTGTATAAAGATCTAAACAGTAAAGTTTCTTCTTGTCTCCTGATAGAGCAACTACATTTAGAATCTGTCTTTCTCCATTAAAGGAGAAATCTACAGTAAATGAGTTATTAATAGATTCAAGTATGTTAACAGTAATTTTTTCGAAAGGAGATATTTTAAATCTAAGAGTATCCCAAAAACCATGAGCATATAGAGGTTTTAACATAACACCTATTATCACAAATAGTATAACCATAAGGACTTCAGACCTTGAACCTGTTTTTATTCTGTAATCAGGATTACCAGGGACAACACAAGTCCGTTTAGATATAGGATAGAATAAAGCAACACCATTAAGAGTGGAGGCATCTAAGATTGAGTGAACCAGTAGAGATAAAAATATTATTAAAGCTAACTCTTTGTTGAACCTAGCAATAACTATGGATAAAGGAATAAAAAAGATTAGAGAGTGAGTTATAGTCCTATGCCCATAGTGACGAACCAGGTATGAACTAATAGGGCGGAGCAGACGACCTAGAATACTATGGGTGTGATCTATATCAGGAAATATGGAAAAGAAAGCTACAGTTATTATATAACCAATAGACTGAAATATATTGATAGAAAAGAGAGAAGCTATGATGGCTGTTATTATTGTACCGGCTGCAATATGGCTGGAGGACGTCACCAATGTACCGTTTGTTCTGTTTTATCCATTTATACCTATATAGGGAGTATTTTCCCTTTAATTCAAAAGAGTAAAAAATATAAATAAAAAAGCTTGATAATCATTATATAACGTTATATAATGATACTATAACATTATATAATGATATGGAGGTTTAAGGTTATGGCAAGGAAAACAGATATAGAGCAGAGCGAAATAGACTTGATTTGTAAGACTTTAGAGGGGGATGGGTTCAAAGCTACGGTTGATAGGGTACGAGCTGAGGTAGGCAAAGGAAGTAGAACTACTATTAACAGAATGATACGGGTATATGAGAGTAATAGAGATACTATTAACCCAGAGGTAGAAGTAACCGCAGAGACTGATATGATCCTTAGGAGACTACATACTGCCATATCACAAGAGTATATAGGTAAAATAAAAGAGTACCAGAAAGAAATAGAAGAACTTAAAGGTAAGATGGATCACTATCTTAATGAATCTCAAAAATATTTAGAAGAGATAAATATGTTAAAGTTAATACACACAAAGCTCTCAGAGGATCAGAAAGTAGAAAGAGAAAGAGCCGATGATGCTATAAAGAGAATGAAAACAATAGATGAAGAAAATTACAAGTTAAGAGATATAGAGTCTGCATATAAAATATTACTCGACCAGAATAAAGAACTAAAGAAGAGCCAGGAGAAAGATAAGAAGCAGATAGAGAGTCTTATACAGAGAGCTACTGTTGCTGAGACTAAACTAGAATTATTGAAGAAATGATTCTAGTTTAGTATTTTAACCCCAATTGGAATATTCTATTTCTTTAACATTGTGTAAAGTTTTTAAAATCCTAGCTGGAATTGGTAACTTTAGTTTATTAGCTTCTTCAATAATTTTATTTATAACTCTAATAAAATTAAAAGTTCTTTCTTTTGAAGAATCCTCCCATACTCCAAGATAACAATCATACATTAAATATGGGTTGTTTAATGGAGTATGAGAATATACTTCAACTAAACCATCAGAATCTCTGTAATAATCAACATATTCAGATAAATGATGATTATTAAATAAAGTAAAAATATCAGGTGTGAGAAGAAATAACCCTTCTAATGACTTTATTGCCCAACTAAAGTCTTTAAAATCATATTCATCATTAGAAACAGCAGAAATAATCTCACAACAGATATACAGTTTCTTTAGATACTCATTTTCTAATGGAAAAGAATCAATTTGAGTTTTAATTTTTTTAGCATCTGAAAATGCAATATTATAAGCCTCTTTAAATTTATTAGATTTTAACTGTAAATTAATTTCTTGGGAAGATATTGAATATTTTTTTACTAGACTATTATATCTGAAATGACTCACACATAGTTCTTCGTTTTTTTTAATAAATTCTTTTTGTTGATCTAGTGTAAATGCTATATCTAAAGCAATATCCAATAAAAATGATTGTTTTATAAAGTTAGAAACTTCAATAAAATTTTCTTTTAAATATTCTAAAATAAAGACAGTTGATTCTTTAGTCTTTGCGTGTTTTATATAGTTCATAATAAATATAAATTTCAAAGACTCTAAAGTCGAATCACTTGTTGTATATCTAATACTGGAATAATTGTTTGATATAACTTCATCTACAAGTTTTGTTATTGGGACCAGTTCTTCACAAATTATTTGATCATTATTAAAACAAAACTTATAAGTAAGGTCTAAAGCCCATTGGAATATTTTATCTCTAGTTGTGGAGT
This portion of the Thiospirochaeta perfilievii genome encodes:
- a CDS encoding ATP-binding protein; translation: MRYYVVRALWGDTDKSEDFVKEGIWENGYGEEKYSLTVSSITPGDILILARPGREIFNVGICTRNENDFKKVIVNWFEGFVAVDAGKAISPYMRTINKLGSDDFWTGIKSKLYSVNPDLEQFLQNLDDIDQIENTRINNISLGWFKFFGEKTTFNLSGKNMLLYGENGSGKTSFSDAIRFIANTSIEPNTSVEYYKNIFAGDTDEFHVGIELSNNDEFIVDSVESIQPHTVLQHLAFINPFITYKDIIQIYFREIEQEGTRNLYHFFKVILDDYPVGTDSRITRLADLSGIEYFNKLTELVLGLKELANQFLEEFKEDIFIEDFKADSFDKKITLELTFKDKDVPEYQTFLNEAKLTALGLSVFFAAIVQKYSVYDTECKILVLDDLLVSLDMGHRMAVLDIVTKNHFEHYQKIILTHERGFFNLFKSQLNSKEWAFYEMYEKANDEKGCSFPYVLPSLDFLTKAKIALDEKDFDCCANLLRKETEKICTDYLVNINKKNGQPMSLEELLGNLKRCLKNDNTISSDLKRDITKIVDEILLFKRFILNPFSHANSNSPLYKKELTEAMEIITGFKTAIENV
- a CDS encoding BACON domain-containing protein, with the translated sequence MKRILLLPIVSVSLLLVLTCNISNPKTDEITEESSDVVEIILDDEVTLSDGYILTSLNPTLNITEALTNTATITLLKGIGVNYPYEIVNSLDWLSFSNLTGVVDSDKEIITAYVDFKQFTPQEIKEGSITIKSNEQTIILPVIAQNYFYSDTNTVLEVDHNIFTIYNESDEDLSFNISNSYQGGCMVYSFSSDEDWIEFDLPPGYILGTESVDVPVFIDWDSIEDKLLTRGHITVSNNVDPIQTETITIKARSEPELYVNKNTLTQKSNTSNSNTFEVGNILALSLPYTISSDKDWVSFNQSSGSVIKGTNDIIEVYIDYTEFIEDLSKNATIYIDSDFGNETINLTATGYPSYKTSTINIYMKSIEVPTSVIEITNTGSGVSEYNLSTDYSFLHLSNNHGFLNYGESVEINISADFELLDWDVYTYGEIELEINGEQKTFKINTMRQVDPEQDPRMFVNRSSINIDINSNTSESFSIANRGTGNMSYNINASDSWIQLSNNSGLLAADQIDNLSFTIDHGLLGSDTSGYIQITTNGVYSNNHMINISIE
- a CDS encoding DNA/RNA non-specific endonuclease; the encoded protein is MRKIILVLILFIFFNLFAQLEIPEITKSTAVITRDNYTLQYNEQHEQADWVAYELLKSEIINDIDRTDNFREDPLVKTGSASLSDYKGSGYDRGHLAPAADMKLNKDSMSDSFYMSNMSPQLPSLNRGRWKNLEELVRSWVYVYGAAYIVTGPILNRNDFPSIGPNKVSIPDYYYKAILLFKNNQWQVIGFVLPNIEGKNKYALQTYIYSIDELEQLLGFDLYPSLEDSIENMIEANVNLDLWSFNITSFPKTYIDQEQTSNISETYWINSNSMTRHNSSCKYYNNTKSGYFTDKEEGKPCSTCGG
- a CDS encoding reverse transcriptase domain-containing protein, coding for MRDGDKEQYYSLNGERLFYSFLQSYSFNKTVMACNCNKDYWKNVSGTATKKQFKWIDDETIKKQYKYGIDNEKIGVPQGGALSGLIANIVLHFADYNVLNSRDPDLLYVRFCDDIILIHPDNKKCKEYYQVYVESLFKLNLFEHIPDESILSYKKSFWSTKTKICYKWANSSFPWIGFVGYEINRFGDIRVRKGSLLKEIEKQQEWVKTIHKALENGNNHKSKLEILSSVRGKLIGMAVGRPMIYNYDFCEPDMCWVTGFKMLNNNKYVRMQLRQLDRSRNIELYKMKQILKGMDNLDSKNKDDVYSRYIEEHFGKPYSYYYHALKDK
- a CDS encoding DNA-binding protein, with the translated sequence MARKTDIEQSEIDLICKTLEGDGFKATVDRVRAEVGKGSRTTINRMIRVYESNRDTINPEVEVTAETDMILRRLHTAISQEYIGKIKEYQKEIEELKGKMDHYLNESQKYLEEINMLKLIHTKLSEDQKVERERADDAIKRMKTIDEENYKLRDIESAYKILLDQNKELKKSQEKDKKQIESLIQRATVAETKLELLKK
- a CDS encoding metal-dependent hydrolase, which translates into the protein MTSSSHIAAGTIITAIIASLFSINIFQSIGYIITVAFFSIFPDIDHTHSILGRLLRPISSYLVRHYGHRTITHSLIFFIPLSIVIARFNKELALIIFLSLLVHSILDASTLNGVALFYPISKRTCVVPGNPDYRIKTGSRSEVLMVILFVIIGVMLKPLYAHGFWDTLRFKISPFEKITVNILESINNSFTVDFSFNGERQILNVVALSGDKKKLYCLDLYTDKVVELYDNSSLTTINSITNIGFADVEVINSSLLTDIYTSHHQIVITSDSPLSITYFSNGFNHEDNGYQFILWNSNIVSLISDRTDKKEKELIKYKRDLVLLNNSLNTYIYQYDELLIKKDNLLKMRASLNLNSNLYVYDEKLQIINTDIKNIKKLKEAAEDNSLNTSLLINQLTTELESLKPNITTQSINYKIILK
- a CDS encoding BT4734/BF3469 family protein, with translation MINELDLSKYQIPWFVGVKQSQIVNHSTIFNILDGIKTSYITETNKLRSFKPDSIEKADYKKTLNGVVFSANFYNYRRKDQLKNYYSLIVLDIDKLDKRLHEKHLNQLKSDKYVQSAWTSPSGDGIKGIVFLNYQYVYDDVVEAHKNAYNQLRSYFWNRYNIILDENCNDITRLCFVSHDPNIHIKDTFSLYRIFKEESISNPSDKKNVSKATKPFRYFEYKDMVISQNSELEELKREKYKYNRRSMQRIYKYLVKRSRSITATYHRWVFVALALSTTFPYLTARKYFIKLCRLDGHKHDEVASFKLFDDCYKKNKGEYNYSSIVYYAKEQGYYGSEKKQSTED